A single window of Eucalyptus grandis isolate ANBG69807.140 chromosome 1, ASM1654582v1, whole genome shotgun sequence DNA harbors:
- the LOC104451063 gene encoding LOW QUALITY PROTEIN: 60S ribosomal protein L18a-like protein (The sequence of the model RefSeq protein was modified relative to this genomic sequence to represent the inferred CDS: deleted 2 bases in 1 codon; substituted 1 base at 1 genomic stop codon): MGMEGGEFGVVEAEEAERLLRQQGLSGKPYTFLFGDLKENSRLLKEAYSKPITIFDDIKPRLLPFLHQSSQTYGVSNEDRNRGVPSGDYQHQYGTFQGVANYPPPNPPHXQPAIGYPQPAPPPGATDPSASSSTSHYYHHGYHTVPGYAVAEGRPVRESRLPCCGIGVGWFLFILGFFLGAIPWYIGLLLLVCGRIEYREKPGYIACTIAAILATIAIVLGVIREADDW, encoded by the exons ATGGGCATGGAGGGTGGTGAATTCGGTGTGGTTGAGGCCGAAGAGGCTGAGAGGCTCCTGAGACAGCAAGGCCTTTCCGGCAAACCCTACACCTTCCTCTTCGGTGACCTCAAGGAGAACTCGCGGTTGCTCAAGGAAGCCTACTCCAAGCCTATCACCATCTTCGACGACATCAAGCCCCGTCTCTTGCCCTTCTTGCATCAATCCTCCCAAACCTATG GGGTGTCAAATGAAGACCGAAACAGGGGCGTCCCGAGCGGCGACTACCAGCACCAGTACGGCACCTTCCAAGGCGTCGCCAACTACCCGCCGCCGAACCCGCCGCACTAGCAGCCGGCGATCGGCTACCCCCAGCCGGCGCCTCCGCCGGGCGCCACCGATCCCTCGgcc tcctcctccacctcccaCTATTACCATCATGGGTATCACACCGTCCCAG GTTATGCTGTTGCTGAAGGAAGACCAGTAAGAGAATCACGGCTGCCTTGCTGTGGTATTGGAGTTGGATGGTTTCT GTTTATCCTTGGCTTCTTCCTTGGTGCTATCCCTTGGTACATTGGACTACTTCTTCTTGTCTGCGGAAGGATAGAATACCGGGAAAAGCCTGGATATATTGCTTGTACAATCGCG GCAATCCTGGCAACAATTGCAATTGTCCTTGGTGTCATAAGAGAAGCCGATGATTGGTAA
- the LOC104448623 gene encoding LOW QUALITY PROTEIN: cytochrome P450 72A15 (The sequence of the model RefSeq protein was modified relative to this genomic sequence to represent the inferred CDS: inserted 1 base in 1 codon): protein MEASIQSIALATVLAILTTWAWRVVNWVWLRPQRLERLLRQQGLSGKPYTFLFGDLKENSRLLTEANSKPIAVSDDIKPRLLPFLHQSSQTYGKDSFMWIGPTPRVRITNPEQLKEIFSKINDYPRPGSNPLVKLLADGLTSHEGEKWARHRKIINPAFHMEKLKLMLPAFYSSCTEMVGRWEKLVSVERSCEIDAWVDLQNLTGEVISRTAFGSSFEEGKRIFELQGEQAQLTLIALQSVYIPGWMYLPTNMNRRMKNIDKEVQALFMDIIRKREKAMRAGEGAGDDLLGLLLVSNMKENDGMSLHDVIEECKLFYGAGQATTSVLLVWTMVMLSVHLDWQARAREEVLQIFGSGKPDPDGLSHLKIVTMILNEVLRLYPPVTELGRKVPTETKLGKLTIPXGVQLSMPTLLIHHDKELWGEDAEEFKPERFAEGVSKATKNQVSFFPFGWGPRICIGQNFALIEAKMALAMILQQFTFDLSPSYAHAPSNVITLQPRYGVQVILRKAN from the exons ATGGAGGCATCGATCCAGTCAATTGCACTAGCAACGGTTCTGGCCATTCTGACCACATGGGCATGGAGGGTGGTGAACTGGGTGTGGCTGAGGCCGCAAAGGCTCGAGAGGCTCCTGAGACAGCAGGGCCTCTCCGGCAAACCCTACACCTTCCTGTTCGGTGACCTCAAGGAGAACTCGCGGTTGCTCACAGAAGCCAACTCCAAGCCCATCGCCGTCTCCGACGACATCAAGCCTCGTCTCTTGCCTTTCTTGCATCAATCCTCCCAAACCTATG GCAAAGACTCGTTCATGTGGATAGGACCAACACCGAGAGTGCGCATAACGAACCCCGAACAACTAAAGGAGATCTTCTCCAAGATAAACGACTATCCCAGGCCAGGCTCCAATCCCCTGGTGAAGTTGCTCGCGGATGGACTCACGAGTCACGAGGGCGAGAAATGGGCACGGCACAGAAAGATCATCAATCCAGCATTCCACATGGAGAAGTTGAAG CTTATGTTGCCCGCATTTTATTCAAGTTGCACTGAGATGGTTGGTAGATGGGAAAAATTGGTATCGGTAGAGAGATCCTGTGAGATCGACGCGTGGGTCGACCTTCAAAATTTGACTGGTGAGGTGATCTCTCGAACAGCGTTTGGCAGTAGCTTCGAAGAAGGCAAAAGGATCTTCGAACTTCAGGGGGAACAAGCCCAGCTCACGTTAATAGCCCTTCAGTCGGTGTACATCCCTGGCTGGATGTA TTTGCCAACTAATATGAACAGGAGGATGAAGAACATAGACAAGGAAGTGCAGGCTCTGTTCATGGACATCATccgcaaaagagagaaagcaatgAGGGCAGGTGAAGGTGCTGGGGATGATCTGCTGGGGCTGTTGCTGGTGTCAAACATGAAGGAGAATGACGGGATGAGCCTTCATGATGTGATCGAGGAGTGCAAGCTTTTCTATGGTGCCGGACAAGCGACCACTTCGGTCTTGCTGGTTTGGACCATGGTCATGTTGAGCGTGCACTTGGATTGGCAAGCCCGAGCTAGGGAGGAGGTCCTCCAAATCTTCGGAAGCGGGAAACCTGACCCTGACGGCTTAAGCCACCTCAAGATT GTCACAATGATCTTAAATGAGGTGTTGAGGCTGTATCCACCGGTGACTGAGCTGGGGCGGAAGGTTCCTACTGAAACAAAACTCGGGAAGCTGACCATAC CGGGAGTCCAGCTCTCAATGCCGACACTCCTCATCCACCATGATAAAGAACTTTGGGGCGAGGATGCCGAGGAGTTCAAGCCAGAGAGGTTTGCCGAGGGAGTGTCCAAGGCCACCAAAAACCAAGTCTCCTTTTTTCCATTCGGATGGGGCCCTCGTATATGCATCGGCCAAAACTTCGCGTTGATAGAGGCAAAGATGGCGCTCGCCATGATTCTTCAGCAGTTCACCTTCGATCTCTCTCCATCTTATGCGCATGCTCCTTCTAATGTCATCACCCTCCAGCCACGATATGGTGTTCAGGTCATCTTGCGCAAGGCAAACTAA